A single window of Streptomyces aquilus DNA harbors:
- a CDS encoding NlpC/P60 family protein, producing the protein MRSHRRLASTSSGFDRGASAALCVLTATAAALGAVPATAAPHDDTRAEVDRLYEEAEKATEAYNKADERADSLKKQVGTAQDRIARQQDRINAMRETLGSLAGAQYRSGGLDPSLALLFSDDPDDYLDKAAALDRITAHQAGELKDLQTAMRELAQERAEAAGQLAELEKSRKAVAHHKRTVEKKLAEARRLLNSLPSEERAAYDRASRSGRDEMPDLGGALPPNARAAAAVAAARAALGKPYVWGATGPSGFDCSGLMVWSYRHAGVSLPRTSQGQRYAGRQVPLSQAQPGDLVTYRGDASHVGMYVGNGQVIHAPYPGAPVRYDPVGMMPGATVTRV; encoded by the coding sequence GTGAGGTCCCATCGCCGCCTTGCATCGACATCGTCCGGGTTCGACCGGGGCGCCAGTGCCGCGCTCTGCGTCCTGACCGCCACCGCCGCGGCCCTCGGGGCCGTACCGGCCACGGCCGCCCCGCACGACGACACCCGTGCCGAGGTGGACCGCCTCTACGAGGAGGCCGAGAAAGCCACCGAGGCCTACAACAAGGCCGACGAACGCGCCGACTCGCTGAAGAAGCAGGTCGGTACCGCGCAGGACCGGATCGCCCGGCAGCAGGACCGCATCAACGCCATGCGGGAGACGCTCGGTTCGCTGGCCGGCGCCCAGTACCGCTCCGGCGGCCTCGACCCGTCCCTCGCCCTGCTGTTCTCCGACGACCCGGACGACTACCTCGACAAGGCCGCCGCCCTCGACCGGATCACCGCCCATCAGGCCGGTGAGCTCAAGGACCTCCAGACGGCGATGCGGGAACTCGCCCAGGAGCGCGCGGAGGCGGCCGGTCAGCTGGCCGAGCTGGAGAAGAGCCGCAAGGCCGTCGCGCATCACAAGCGGACGGTGGAGAAGAAGCTCGCCGAGGCCCGCCGGCTGCTCAACTCCCTGCCGTCCGAGGAGCGCGCCGCGTACGACCGGGCCTCCCGCTCCGGCCGCGACGAGATGCCCGACCTCGGCGGCGCGCTGCCGCCCAACGCCCGGGCCGCCGCCGCGGTCGCCGCGGCCCGCGCCGCGCTCGGCAAGCCGTACGTCTGGGGCGCGACCGGCCCTTCCGGCTTCGACTGCTCGGGCCTGATGGTGTGGTCGTACCGGCATGCCGGCGTCTCCCTGCCGCGCACCTCGCAGGGCCAGCGCTACGCGGGCCGTCAGGTCCCGCTCTCCCAGGCGCAGCCCGGTGACCTGGTCACCTACCGCGGTGACGCGAGCCATGTCGGCATGTACGTCGGCAACGGCCAGGTGATCCACGCCCCCTACCCCGGCGCCCCCGTCCGCTACGACCCGGTGGGCATGATGCCGGGCGCGACGGTCACCCGGGTCTGA
- a CDS encoding NlpC/P60 family protein, with amino-acid sequence MASHRRPKQPSRTRVTVLTTAAAAAVALSANAANAAPSEKPSKDEVKSKVDKLYEEAEQATEKLNGAKEKQEKLQKEISAIQDTVARGQEELNGLRDSMGLAAAAQYRTGSIDASLQLFLSSNPDDYLDKASTADQLSAQQVEALKKIQEKQRELAQERAEASEKLKDLSSTRTELAKKKKEVQGKLAEAQKLLNTLTAAEKAALAAEDARASRSASERVNLGDTPPASNFAAAAFQAAQTQLGKPYVYGATGTASYDCSGLTSWAYAQAGVSIPRTSQAQANAGTRIYSQSQLKVGDLVIFYGDLHHVGLYAGNGQVIHAPRTGTVVRYESIGNMPFQFGVRI; translated from the coding sequence GTGGCGTCCCACCGTCGACCCAAGCAGCCGAGCCGCACACGCGTGACCGTGCTGACCACCGCTGCTGCCGCCGCCGTCGCGCTGAGCGCCAACGCCGCCAACGCGGCACCGAGCGAGAAGCCCAGCAAGGACGAGGTCAAGTCCAAGGTCGACAAGCTCTACGAGGAGGCCGAGCAGGCCACCGAGAAGCTCAACGGCGCCAAGGAGAAGCAGGAGAAGCTCCAGAAGGAGATCTCCGCCATCCAGGACACCGTGGCCCGCGGCCAGGAGGAGCTCAACGGGCTCCGTGACTCCATGGGTCTCGCGGCCGCCGCCCAGTACCGCACGGGCTCCATAGACGCCTCCCTCCAGCTCTTCCTGTCGTCCAACCCGGACGACTACCTGGACAAGGCCTCCACGGCCGACCAGTTGAGCGCCCAGCAGGTCGAGGCGCTGAAGAAGATCCAGGAGAAGCAGCGCGAGCTCGCGCAGGAGCGTGCCGAGGCCTCCGAGAAGCTCAAGGACCTCTCCTCCACCCGGACCGAACTGGCCAAGAAGAAGAAGGAAGTCCAGGGCAAGCTCGCCGAGGCGCAGAAGCTCCTCAACACGCTGACGGCCGCCGAGAAGGCCGCCCTCGCCGCCGAGGACGCGCGCGCCAGCCGCTCCGCCAGCGAGCGCGTGAACCTCGGCGACACCCCGCCCGCCTCCAACTTCGCCGCCGCCGCCTTCCAGGCCGCCCAGACGCAGCTCGGCAAGCCGTACGTCTACGGCGCCACGGGCACCGCCTCCTACGACTGCTCGGGCCTGACCTCCTGGGCCTACGCCCAGGCCGGCGTCTCCATCCCGCGCACGTCGCAGGCCCAGGCCAACGCCGGCACGCGCATCTACTCGCAGAGCCAGCTCAAGGTCGGCGACCTCGTCATCTTCTACGGCGACCTGCACCACGTCGGCCTCTACGCCGGCAACGGCCAGGTGATCCACGCCCCGCGCACCGGCACGGTCGTGCGCTACGAGTCGATCGGCAACATGCCGTTCCAGTTCGGCGTCCGGATCTGA
- a CDS encoding NYN domain-containing protein: MVESQGGGPGDGAAEVLDRPLPDGVRRRVVQIVSDGFGGLTVGELPAQLRQYARFAPNRRAKFAGNAMAAALETDPLFRQRIGEKFREAQPELSGALDTGSPPPAADPLDVAAAAYVLRPTGWVKLVTAAGEEAQRADAERADEESRIELERLREELVAAREQTRTETERLRTELESAKKEAESLHRKLRAALSDVKRGEAALRKLQGEMDAVRAEGQTQVSAAEVETRRLKARLSEAEAALEATRRAAREGRSVEDMRVRLLLDTVLDAAQGLRRELALPPVSVRPAETVDAVEPGRMTPKDIAARALSEHDPAILDQLLALPQAHLVVDGYNVTKTGYPQMPLEKQRLRLLGQLSQLAAQTGAEVTCVFDGAELAAPVLLAPPRGVRVLFSKPGVTADELIRQLVRAEPPGRPVIVASTDREVADGVAKAGARPVASAMLLKRLS, translated from the coding sequence ATGGTGGAGTCACAAGGCGGGGGGCCGGGCGACGGCGCCGCTGAGGTGCTCGACCGTCCGCTGCCCGACGGGGTGCGCCGCCGTGTCGTACAGATCGTGTCGGACGGCTTCGGCGGACTGACCGTCGGTGAACTGCCCGCGCAGCTCAGACAGTACGCGCGCTTCGCGCCGAACCGGCGGGCCAAGTTCGCCGGCAACGCGATGGCGGCGGCGCTGGAGACCGATCCGCTGTTCCGGCAGCGGATCGGCGAGAAGTTCAGAGAGGCCCAGCCGGAGCTCTCCGGCGCTCTCGACACCGGCTCGCCGCCCCCGGCCGCGGATCCGCTCGACGTGGCGGCCGCGGCCTATGTTCTGCGCCCCACGGGTTGGGTGAAGCTCGTGACCGCGGCCGGCGAGGAGGCCCAGCGGGCCGACGCCGAGCGGGCCGACGAGGAGAGCCGCATCGAGCTGGAGCGGCTGCGCGAGGAGCTGGTGGCGGCCCGGGAGCAGACCCGGACCGAGACCGAGCGGCTGCGCACCGAGCTGGAGTCGGCGAAGAAGGAAGCCGAATCGCTTCACCGCAAGCTGCGCGCCGCCCTCAGTGACGTCAAGCGCGGCGAGGCGGCGCTGCGCAAGCTGCAGGGCGAGATGGACGCCGTGCGCGCCGAGGGGCAGACGCAGGTGTCCGCCGCCGAGGTCGAGACGCGGCGGCTCAAGGCCCGGCTGAGCGAGGCCGAGGCGGCCCTGGAGGCGACGCGCAGGGCGGCGCGTGAGGGGCGCAGTGTCGAGGACATGCGCGTGCGGCTGCTGCTGGACACCGTGCTCGACGCGGCCCAAGGGCTGCGCCGGGAGCTGGCGTTGCCGCCCGTGTCGGTACGGCCCGCGGAGACCGTCGACGCGGTCGAACCGGGACGCATGACACCGAAGGACATCGCCGCGCGGGCCCTGTCCGAGCATGATCCGGCCATTCTGGATCAGCTGTTGGCCCTGCCGCAGGCCCACTTGGTGGTCGACGGCTACAACGTCACCAAGACCGGCTATCCCCAGATGCCGCTGGAGAAGCAGCGGCTGCGGCTGCTCGGTCAGCTCTCGCAGCTCGCGGCGCAGACCGGGGCGGAGGTCACCTGTGTCTTCGACGGTGCCGAGCTGGCCGCGCCGGTGCTGCTCGCGCCGCCGCGCGGGGTGCGGGTGCTGTTCTCCAAGCCGGGTGTCACGGCCGACGAACTGATCCGCCAGCTGGTGCGCGCCGAGCCGCCGGGCCGGCCCGTCATCGTCGCCTCCACCGACCGCGAGGTCGCCGACGGGGTGGCCAAGGCGGGGGCCAGGCCGGTCGCTTCGGCGATGCTTCTCAAGCGCCTGTCCTAA
- a CDS encoding rhomboid family intramembrane serine protease: MISNWRVTVGGASRSLWGSAPVTYGLIALCCLLFLIGPAAGLNPAYGTGDELLAAQRAYFHRWGVVPAELFEGSARAALTPATALFVHGSWVHLLGNMLFLYVFGVLTEERMGRVQFTLFYVGCGYLALLGYAAANSDSDQSLVGASGAISAVLGAFLYLFPGARVTSLLPFLFFLPLRFPAWVVLPFWAALQWLAAGRAPNGPGVAYLAHLVGFGLGFAFAWVRFPPATRVKPAPAPAPEGENQP, from the coding sequence ATGATCAGCAACTGGAGGGTGACGGTCGGTGGCGCGAGCAGGTCGTTGTGGGGGTCGGCACCGGTCACCTACGGCCTGATCGCCCTGTGCTGTCTGCTGTTCCTGATCGGCCCGGCCGCGGGCCTCAATCCGGCCTACGGCACCGGCGACGAACTGCTGGCCGCCCAGCGGGCCTACTTCCACCGCTGGGGGGTGGTCCCCGCAGAACTGTTCGAAGGCTCGGCCCGAGCCGCCCTGACCCCCGCGACGGCCCTCTTCGTGCACGGCAGCTGGGTCCACCTCCTCGGCAACATGCTCTTCCTCTATGTCTTCGGAGTGCTGACCGAGGAACGGATGGGCCGCGTCCAGTTCACGCTGTTCTACGTCGGCTGCGGCTATCTGGCGCTGCTGGGCTACGCGGCGGCGAACTCCGACTCCGACCAGTCGCTGGTGGGCGCCTCCGGGGCGATCTCAGCCGTGCTCGGAGCGTTTCTCTACCTGTTCCCCGGGGCCAGGGTGACAAGCCTGCTGCCGTTCCTCTTCTTCCTCCCGCTGCGCTTCCCGGCCTGGGTGGTGCTGCCGTTCTGGGCGGCCCTGCAATGGCTGGCGGCGGGCCGGGCGCCGAACGGGCCCGGGGTGGCGTATCTGGCGCACCTGGTGGGCTTCGGCCTGGGCTTCGCCTTCGCGTGGGTGCGATTCCCCCCTGCGACTAGAGTGAAGCCCGCCCCAGCTCCGGCCCCCGAGGGAGAGAACCAGCCGTGA
- a CDS encoding Lrp/AsnC family transcriptional regulator, translated as MITAIVLIKTSVDRIPEIAESIAALDSVSEVFSVTGTYDLIAMVRVRQHEDLAEVIPGSISKIPGVEATDTHVAFRTYSQHDLEAAFAIGLDN; from the coding sequence GTGATCACCGCGATCGTCCTCATCAAGACCAGCGTGGACCGGATCCCCGAGATCGCCGAGTCGATCGCGGCGCTGGACTCCGTGAGCGAGGTCTTCTCCGTCACCGGCACCTACGACCTGATCGCCATGGTCCGCGTCCGGCAGCACGAGGACCTCGCCGAGGTCATCCCCGGCAGCATCAGCAAGATCCCGGGCGTCGAGGCCACGGACACCCACGTCGCCTTCCGCACGTACTCCCAGCACGACCTGGAGGCGGCGTTCGCGATCGGGCTCGACAACTAG
- a CDS encoding protein kinase domain-containing protein, producing the protein MQALRTTDPRRVGPYEVRGRLGSGGMGEVYLAESRTGLRLAVKVVRAEYAQDRTFRARFRQEVRAAQTVGGAGTYTARVVDADPEGERPWMATEFVEGPNLRDAVLDGGPLPEPAVRVLGAALGEALGAIHARGMVHRDLKPSNILLAPDGPRVIDFGIVRALEATAMTRTGAIVGSVGYVSPEQIRNGGKVGPSSDVFSLGAVLAYAASGREPFGEGQDSVILLRILTRDFDLTGVPRELLPLVEACLREEPGQRPMPADVVAAVGGSPRGGLRPGWYTAAGPGPEASQGTEIWLPERESGERESRVEYVAPVAETPDVAPPEVEAADGRPSRRGLLRLAAGGVVVAGAGGAGAWWWLGQSETGSSGEGKGGSAKAPGSVARKASVNWTYKAGGPPHVAGGAGGALSVDGRTLYFVGDDGNLRALGSDGKERWKATVFKGASFVTRPVFTADGIFVAVVSDTEPEPGRLIALSAEGEVMWTRELPSPFFQQPAVFRGNVVVGSSKHTIDGAGIVQAYDGRGKVRWYAELDGAPHEELVVAGDVLYVPCYDNHLYGIREGGATPFDAPLDGDVGRPAVSSDTVIVSTGNQAAELFGLDLTGRLKWREPDLAGSYVPANADSFAFLGVTDTGAALKAITARGDVVWTYGGGGAFSDPVLVDSTVYVRTDTEVHALDLRGELLWKATVGPDPGVLLTPLVHGRRVYAGTNKGIAALDVTV; encoded by the coding sequence GTGCAGGCGCTGCGCACGACGGATCCGCGCAGGGTCGGCCCGTACGAGGTACGAGGCCGGCTCGGCTCGGGCGGCATGGGCGAGGTCTACCTCGCCGAGTCACGGACCGGGCTGCGGCTGGCGGTGAAGGTCGTCAGGGCCGAGTACGCCCAGGACCGCACCTTCCGGGCCCGGTTCCGGCAGGAGGTGCGGGCCGCGCAGACCGTCGGCGGGGCGGGCACGTACACCGCACGGGTCGTGGACGCCGACCCCGAGGGCGAGCGCCCCTGGATGGCGACGGAGTTCGTGGAGGGACCGAACCTGCGGGACGCGGTCCTGGACGGCGGACCGCTGCCCGAGCCTGCGGTCCGGGTGCTGGGGGCCGCGCTCGGGGAGGCGCTGGGCGCGATCCACGCCCGTGGCATGGTCCACCGGGACCTGAAGCCCTCCAACATCCTGCTGGCGCCGGACGGCCCCAGGGTCATCGACTTCGGGATCGTCCGGGCCCTCGAAGCGACGGCGATGACCCGCACCGGCGCGATCGTGGGCTCGGTCGGCTATGTCTCGCCCGAGCAGATCCGCAACGGCGGCAAGGTCGGACCGTCGAGCGACGTGTTCTCCCTGGGGGCCGTCCTCGCCTACGCGGCGAGCGGCCGCGAGCCCTTCGGCGAGGGGCAGGACTCGGTGATCCTGCTGCGCATCCTGACCCGGGACTTCGACCTGACGGGCGTACCGAGGGAACTGCTGCCGCTGGTGGAGGCCTGCCTCCGGGAGGAGCCGGGGCAGCGGCCGATGCCGGCGGACGTCGTGGCGGCCGTGGGGGGTTCCCCGCGCGGCGGTCTGCGTCCGGGCTGGTACACCGCTGCGGGGCCGGGCCCCGAGGCGTCTCAGGGGACCGAGATCTGGCTTCCGGAGCGGGAGTCGGGGGAGCGGGAGAGCCGGGTCGAGTATGTGGCGCCGGTGGCGGAGACGCCTGACGTGGCGCCGCCCGAGGTGGAAGCCGCGGATGGACGGCCGTCGCGGCGCGGGCTGCTGCGCCTCGCCGCGGGCGGGGTCGTGGTCGCCGGCGCCGGGGGAGCGGGCGCCTGGTGGTGGCTCGGGCAGTCGGAGACCGGGAGCTCGGGCGAGGGGAAGGGCGGGAGCGCGAAGGCGCCGGGGTCCGTCGCACGGAAGGCGTCCGTGAACTGGACGTACAAGGCCGGCGGCCCGCCGCACGTGGCCGGCGGTGCCGGCGGGGCGCTCTCCGTCGACGGCCGGACGCTGTACTTCGTGGGGGACGACGGGAACCTGCGGGCCTTGGGAAGCGACGGCAAGGAACGCTGGAAGGCGACCGTCTTCAAGGGGGCGTCCTTCGTCACCCGGCCGGTCTTCACGGCCGACGGGATCTTCGTCGCAGTGGTCAGCGACACCGAGCCCGAACCGGGCCGGCTCATCGCACTGAGCGCCGAGGGCGAGGTGATGTGGACGCGCGAGCTGCCGAGTCCGTTCTTCCAGCAGCCCGCGGTGTTCAGAGGCAACGTCGTCGTCGGTTCCTCGAAGCACACGATCGACGGGGCGGGGATCGTGCAGGCCTACGACGGCCGGGGCAAGGTGCGCTGGTACGCCGAGCTGGACGGTGCGCCGCACGAAGAGCTCGTCGTGGCCGGCGACGTCCTCTACGTGCCCTGCTACGACAACCACCTCTACGGCATCCGCGAGGGCGGCGCCACGCCGTTCGACGCCCCGCTGGACGGTGATGTCGGCCGGCCCGCCGTCAGCAGCGACACCGTGATCGTGAGCACCGGGAACCAGGCCGCCGAGTTGTTCGGGCTGGATCTGACGGGCCGCCTGAAGTGGCGGGAGCCGGACCTCGCCGGTTCCTACGTCCCGGCGAACGCGGACTCCTTCGCCTTCCTGGGGGTGACCGACACGGGGGCGGCGCTCAAGGCGATCACGGCGCGCGGCGACGTGGTCTGGACGTACGGCGGGGGCGGGGCCTTCTCCGACCCGGTGCTGGTGGACTCCACGGTCTACGTACGCACCGACACCGAGGTCCACGCCCTCGACCTGCGGGGCGAGCTGCTCTGGAAGGCGACGGTGGGCCCCGACCCGGGCGTCCTGCTGACCCCCCTCGTCCACGGCCGCCGTGTCTACGCCGGCACGAACAAGGGCATTGCCGCCCTCGACGTCACCGTCTAG